One genomic segment of Flavobacteriales bacterium includes these proteins:
- a CDS encoding mechanosensitive ion channel family protein — protein sequence MEEVVISDNMMYAIKAVLALVIATVLSMLARRAIRHVIQKRWEERNEDVTRLKFLRNSASAICYALAIAYIFYEIPALNNLGTALFAGAGVLAAIIGFASQKAFANIVSGIFILLFRPFKVGDAVSVGGRVGLIEDITLRHTVIRDYENRRVIIPNSIISDETIINSNIMDETIRQQVFFGISYESDIDRAIRCIQEVAIAHPLSMDRRSPEELELGHPPVVVRVVSWEDSSINLRAQVWAANVDDAFVMKCDLLHQVKKRFEKEGIEIPYPHRALVMKGGEAPVIAPESTGR from the coding sequence ATGGAGGAAGTGGTGATCAGTGACAATATGATGTACGCCATCAAAGCCGTGCTCGCGCTAGTGATAGCTACGGTACTCTCTATGTTGGCCAGAAGGGCCATTCGCCACGTTATCCAAAAGCGATGGGAAGAACGGAATGAAGATGTCACCCGGCTCAAGTTCTTACGGAATTCGGCATCGGCTATCTGCTATGCACTGGCCATTGCCTACATTTTCTATGAAATTCCTGCTCTAAACAATCTCGGAACAGCACTTTTTGCTGGTGCTGGGGTCTTGGCAGCTATAATCGGTTTTGCATCTCAGAAGGCCTTTGCCAATATAGTGAGCGGGATCTTCATCCTCCTTTTCAGGCCCTTCAAAGTTGGAGATGCAGTAAGTGTAGGTGGAAGAGTAGGCTTGATCGAGGACATTACCCTCAGACATACCGTGATTCGGGATTATGAGAATCGAAGGGTGATCATCCCCAATAGCATCATCAGCGATGAAACGATCATCAATAGCAATATCATGGATGAGACCATCCGACAGCAGGTCTTTTTCGGCATCAGCTATGAGTCGGATATCGATCGAGCGATACGGTGCATTCAGGAAGTTGCAATCGCTCATCCACTGAGTATGGATAGACGCTCTCCCGAAGAGCTGGAATTAGGACACCCACCGGTAGTGGTGAGAGTGGTCTCTTGGGAGGACTCTTCCATCAACTTGAGAGCGCAGGTATGGGCGGCAAATGTGGATGATGCATTTGTAATGAAATGTGATCTTCTCCATCAGGTCAAAAAACGATTCGAGAAGGAAGGCATCGAGATTCCCTATCCCCATCGTGCACTGGTCATGAAGGGAGGAGAAGCTCCGGTCATTGCACCTGAAAGTACTGGAAGATGA